In uncultured Bacteroides sp., the following proteins share a genomic window:
- a CDS encoding rhamnogalacturonan lyase, whose protein sequence is MKNFILTFFFLFSIGVVAQPNYNYSVLKREKLGRGVVAIRLNSKDVFISWRYLSSDPMNVGFNVYRNGVKLTKEPVAKGTFFKDSDEDSAKKVYTVKSVIQGKEQDELSGSYILPANAPIGYINIPLDKPADGVTPAGDKYTYSPNDASIGDVDGDGEYEIILKWDPSNAHDNAHNGYTGNVYFDCYRLNGEKLWRIDMGKNIRAGAHYTQFMVFDLDGDNKAEVVMKTSDGTIDGTGKVIGNPNADYRSENGRILTGSEYLTVFNGKTGAAMSTIDYIPQRGDLMGWGDDHANRSDRYLACVAYLDGVHPSVVMCRGYYTRTVLAAFDWDGKELKNRWTFDSNVPGNEKYAGQGNHNLRVGDVDGDGCDEIVYGACVIDNNGKGLYSTGMGHGDALHMTAFDPSSKELQVWDCHENKKDGSSFRDARTGKIIFQVRSNTDVGRAMAADIDPTNPGVEMWSLESGGIRNIKGEVINPNLRTVSVNSAVWWDGDLLRELLDKNSISKYDWKTGRCQPIFTAQDCSSNNGTKSTPALQGDIIGDWREEVLLRTSDNSALHLYVSTIPTEYRFHTFLEDPVYRISIATQNVAYNQPTQPGFYFGTDLKGIFRGYNFNSDKK, encoded by the coding sequence AAAAACTTGGCCGCGGAGTGGTGGCCATTCGTCTAAACTCTAAGGATGTATTTATTTCCTGGAGGTATCTTTCTTCTGATCCGATGAATGTTGGCTTCAATGTTTATCGCAACGGAGTTAAACTGACTAAGGAACCAGTAGCTAAAGGTACATTCTTTAAAGATTCTGATGAGGATTCTGCTAAGAAGGTTTACACAGTAAAATCAGTGATTCAGGGAAAAGAACAGGATGAGTTATCTGGCTCATACATTCTTCCTGCTAACGCACCAATAGGTTATATAAATATACCTCTTGATAAACCGGCTGATGGGGTAACTCCTGCTGGCGATAAATATACTTATTCTCCCAATGATGCAAGTATAGGAGATGTTGATGGAGATGGCGAATATGAAATTATCCTGAAATGGGATCCTTCCAATGCTCATGATAATGCTCACAATGGATATACAGGCAATGTATATTTTGATTGTTATCGCCTGAACGGAGAAAAGCTTTGGAGAATTGATATGGGAAAGAATATTCGTGCCGGAGCTCATTATACTCAGTTTATGGTCTTTGATCTGGATGGAGATAATAAGGCTGAGGTAGTGATGAAAACATCTGATGGAACGATTGATGGAACAGGAAAAGTAATTGGAAATCCGAATGCTGATTATCGTTCTGAAAATGGACGTATTCTTACAGGGTCTGAATATCTTACTGTTTTTAATGGAAAGACCGGAGCTGCTATGTCTACAATTGATTATATTCCGCAGCGCGGTGACCTGATGGGATGGGGTGATGATCATGCTAACAGATCAGATCGCTATTTGGCTTGTGTAGCATATCTGGATGGAGTTCATCCAAGTGTAGTGATGTGCCGTGGATATTACACTCGCACTGTACTTGCAGCTTTTGACTGGGATGGGAAAGAATTGAAAAATCGTTGGACCTTTGATTCTAATGTTCCGGGTAATGAGAAATATGCCGGACAAGGAAATCATAATCTTCGTGTAGGTGATGTGGATGGCGACGGATGTGACGAGATAGTCTATGGCGCATGTGTTATTGATAATAATGGTAAAGGACTTTATTCCACTGGTATGGGACATGGCGATGCTTTGCACATGACAGCTTTTGATCCTTCCAGCAAAGAACTTCAGGTGTGGGATTGCCATGAAAACAAAAAGGATGGCTCTTCATTCCGCGATGCCCGTACTGGAAAAATAATTTTTCAGGTAAGGAGTAATACTGATGTGGGACGTGCAATGGCTGCTGATATTGATCCAACAAATCCGGGAGTAGAAATGTGGTCTTTAGAAAGCGGGGGTATAAGAAATATAAAAGGTGAAGTTATTAATCCTAATCTGAGAACTGTTTCTGTAAATTCAGCAGTTTGGTGGGATGGCGATCTTTTAAGAGAACTGCTTGACAAGAACTCTATTAGTAAATATGATTGGAAAACGGGAAGGTGTCAGCCTATATTTACAGCTCAGGATTGTTCTTCAAACAATGGAACTAAATCTACTCCTGCTCTTCAGGGCGATATTATCGGTGACTGGAGAGAGGAAGTTTTATTGCGCACTTCAGACAATTCGGCTTTGCATTTATATGTTTCAACAATTCCTACTGAATATCGTTTTCATACATTCCTTGAAGATCCGGTTTATCGCATAAGTATTGCTACACAAAATGTGGCTTATAACCAGCCTACTCAACCTGGATTTTATTTTGGTACTGACTTGAAAGGTATATTTAGAGGATATAATTTTAACTCAGATAAGAAATAA